The window GACGACCAGGAGATGATCACCAAGATGATGGAAATGGGGGCCAATGCCTACCTGACCAAGACCACCGACCCCGAGGAGATCTACCAGGCCATCCTTACTTGCATGAACGATGACTTCTATTTCAATGACTTGGTCAATAAAGCCGTATTATCCAAACTCCAGACCAAAAGAACGGTTAGGCAGTTTTATCCCAATCCCGTAAAGTTTTCGGAAAAGGAGATCAAGATCCTGAAATTACTGGCAGAAGACAAGACCACGGAAGAGATTTCCAAGGAGGTTTTCTTGAGCCCAAGGACAATTGAAACCATCCGTCAAAACATGAAGACCAAAGTGGGAGCCAAAACAATTGCTGGTTTGATTATGTATGGGATGAGAAATAAGTTGATCGATTAAAATCCAATTGCCTAACTAGGTATTTCGAGTTTTATCAGAGTCCCTTCCTGTGGTTTGGAAAGTATTTCGATATGTGCACCAATTATTGAAGCTCTTTTTTTCATATTAATCAATCCTTGGTGTTGGGTTTTTGATTGATTTTTTGATACGCTTGTATCAAACCCCTTCCCGTTATCCGTGATTTCTATTGTTACGCCATGATGGTAGACTATTTGTATTGTTATTTGTTTAGCTTGGCCATGAGATATAGCATTTCTAATTGCCTCTTGGGTTATTCGGAATATTACAAGTTCTTTCTCAAAGGATAATTGAAAATGAGTGCCATTTATCTTAAGTACGGCTTTACATTCTTCCATCCTGTTTACTTTATCAACTTCCATTTCAAGGGCACTCACCAGGCCTATATCTTTCAAAAAGTCTGCATTCAAACTTTTTGAAAGGTTACTCAAAGATGAAATGGCTTCTGTTATCAAATCAGAAGTGTATGATATCTTTGTTTTAACCCCATTTAAATCTTGATAATTAAGGAGGTTCAAGTTTAATTTCGAGAAGGTTAATGCTTGATTAACATTGTCGTGAATTTCCTTGGCTACATTATTAATAGTTTCCTCCTGCACCTCTATCCTTGTCCTTAGAATTTGTGATTGAAATTCATTTTCAATCATTTGAAGATTAGTTTTGAACTCTAATTGTCGTTGCGAATAAAGCCTGACAATGTAGGCAATAAATACCAACATGCCTGCAATCAATAAGATGCAAGTCGATATGGTTAGAATAAGGGCTGATTCGTATGAGATTTGCATAAGAATCCTTTTATAAAAAGTATTTGCATAAACATACTGAGTATTAAATAGACCGAAAAAAACAACATTCCTATAGTGCCCTGCAATGGCCATCCTTTTTCAAATAAAATAAGGGTCCCAACAATCCACGTAGGCAGGGAGGCTGCATTGCACAAAAATATTCCCATGACAATCCAAAAATGTGAACATTGAGTTATTTCAAAATACTTTTTTGTGAAAAATAAGCCCTTGAAATATGCAATACCGAAATATATTAAAATGATGTTGATATAAAGACTAGGAAGATTGATAAAGTCATCAGTAAGAATATGGGAAATTATTCCAAGAATTGTTGAAGTAGAAACAATAAAAAGTAAGGAAATACTCTTGTTTACTAATTTGCCAATATAATTCGCTAATAAAAAGATTTCAGCTACATTGAACAAGAACCCTACAAGATAGAAGTATTTTCCGTAGTACCTTGAATAGTTGAAAATTACTATAAAGGTTGTTAATGTGACATCTATCAATAAGTAAGGCCTTATATACTTATATTCTATGGTAGTTTTATCCTTGCAATATTTAAGGCAAATCAATGCACTTAGCGTAATGAAAATTAGCTGAACAGCTTGTAAGTTATGAGCAAGTTGTATCATTTGGTTCCCAAAGTACAATCAAATCTAATTAGATAAGATAGGTGTTTTAACCCATTTTAAGATTTAAGGGTAAGCCAAAGATTACAATTGTATTTTAATCATTCAACTTACATAGTATTTTAATTTTTTCAATCACGCCCTCAACCCTGGCATCCGGGCAGGAAGCGCCACTGGTGATCAGGATGGTAATATTCTCCTTTTTGGGGAGAAAGTCCAAGGAAACTAATTCTTCTTTTGTATGGTAGTTAAAATGATGGATCTCGCTGGCGGAGAGGATCCTGTCTTCGTGGTCAATAAAGAAGGTGGGTAACTTTGTTTCGCACAATTCCACCAGGTGGGTGGTATTGGAGGAATTATAGCCGCCAATGACAATGGCCAGGTCGGCAGGGGTTTCCAGCATTCCAATCACAGCGGTCTGGTTGTCGCTGGTGGCGTAACAGAGGGTGTCCCTGGTGTCGGCAAAACGTTCTGCAATCGTGGTGTTGTCGAGACCGTAATGTTCCATCACAACTTGCTTGAGGTAATCGGCAATGGCCTGGGTGTCTGAAGCCAGTTGGGTAGTTTGGTTTACTACCCCGAAACGGTCCAGGTCTTTGTTGATGTCAAAGCCATGGGAATGCCTGCCCTTGAATTCATCATAGAATTGTTCCGCAGGTTTTTGCTTCCTGATATAGGCGGCCAGTTCCACGGCCTCGGTCATATCATTCACCACAACGGACGGGGCATGTGCGCTGGCGTGGGAGAAGGTGGCCCTTGTCTCTTCATGCCTGGGTTTGCCATGTATAACGATGCTATAACCCTTCCGGGCGATCTGCTCACTCCTGTTCCAAACCTTTTCAACGAAAGGACAGGTGGTGTTGTATTTTTCAATGGTGATTCCCTTGTCTCGCAGTACCTGCTCAATATCAAGTGTAGTGCCAAAGGCCGGTATCAAAACGATATCGTCCTTGCCCACTGATTCAAAGGGGATGAGTTGGTTGCCGTAGGTATCCTGCAGGAACTTAACCCCATAGGCCTGCAGGTCAGCGTTTACCTGGGGGTTATGGATCATTTCACTCAGCAGGTAGATATTCTTGCCGGGATTTTCCTCAACCGTCCTGAAAGCGATCTCAATGGCGTTCTCTACTCCATAGCAAAAACCGAAATGCCTGGCGAGGTAAATCTTTAAGGTCCCAAAATCGATCAGGGTGGGGGAGAAGTCCTTTTTCAGGCGGTCTTCCTGTTTGCGCTTTTGCTTGATGGCACTGATCAATGGGCTTCTGTAAAAGGCGGGTACCTCAAATTGCTTCATTTCGATCTTTTTTTCTTTCCGGAACTAACAACTGCAAAGGTAGTTAGTTTGGACTTCAGGCTTGCAAAGCAGTTTTTCGGTATTTTCACAGAAATAGCTACTGCATGTTTCAGCCTTTGAAAGTTTTTTCCCTTGCCCTTGCCTTGGGGGCATCTTTATCACAAGTTTCGGCCCAGGGACCGATTCAACAACCCCCATCAAGCATGGAACAGGATCAATTCAAACCCGTTGATTGGAGTTATTCAACAAACATCTATGAGGTCAACCTCAGGCAATATACCCGTGAAGGCAATTTCAAGGCCTTTACCAGGGAGATGCCCAGGTTGAGGAAGATGGGGGTGGAAGTGCTATGGTTCATGCCCATTACCCCTATCGCTACTGAGAAACGCAAGGGTACCCTCGGCAGCTATTATGCTTGTTCAGATTATACCTCCACCAACCCAGAATACGGAACGGTTGCCGACTTCAAGGCATTGGTTGAGGAAGCCCATCAATTGGGGTTCAAGGTCATTATTGACTGGGTGGCTAACCATACCGGCTGGGGCCATACCTGGACCAGGACCCATCCTGATTATTTCAAGAAGAATGAGAAAGGGGAGTTCTATGACCGGAATGGCTGGGATGATGTGATCGACCTGGATTATTCCAACCCCAATATGAGAAGTGACATGATCGAGGCCATGCGTTTTTGGGTGAAGGAGTGTGATATTGATGGATTCCGGTGTGATATGGCTATGCTGGTGCCCCTGGATTTCTGGAAAACAGCCCGGTCCAGTTTGGATAAGGAGAAGAAATTGTTCTGGCTGGCTGAATGTGAAGAGGCCAACTACCATGAGGCTTTTGATGCCACCTATACCTGGGAATGGATGCATAAGACCGCTGATTACTACAAAAAGAAAACGACCATTGCCGGCCTGGATAGTTTGCTGGATAAGTATGAAACCAGCTTTTTGCCCAGTTCTTTCCGCACTTTCTTTACCAGCAACCATGATGAAAACAGTTGGAATGGCACAGAATATGAAAAGTATGGTGATATGGCCAGGTCCCTTGCTGTTTTTAGCTGCACCTGGAACGGTATACCCATGCTTTATTCCGGACAGGAATTACCCAATAAGAAGCGCCTGAAGTTTTTTGAGAAGGACCCGATTGAATGGAACGGGACCTATGCCCTGGAAGGATTTTATAGGACCCTACTGACCCTGCATAAGACCCATCCCGCACTCAGGGCAGGCGATCCTGCTGCCCGTACCTACAGGTTAAAAACATCGGCTAATGACCGGATATTCGCCTTCCTCCGCAAGAATGGGGATGCCGAGGTATTGGTGCTGCTAAACCTTTCGCCGGAAGATGGGGTCAATTTTACCATCCAGGACGACCTGGTAAAAGGGCAATACCGTAATGCATTTGGGGACTCCCCCCAGGACTTCTCCGGGCACATGAATTACCGTTTGGGCGCCTGGGATTTCAGGGTCTTCGTAAAGAAGTAAACTTGCAGGTAAACCGAAATAAAAAAGCTGCCCAAAAAGGCAGCTTTTTCTATTGTAAGCATCTGTAATATTATTCAGTGAGTCGCATGGGGTAGCGGAAAACGCCTTCATAGCCGGGATACATACCATCGAGGGTAACCGAAGATCCCGCCTTTTCCAATTCAGCGCGGAATTGTTCAACGGTGGAAACATCCTTGCCATTCACCTTCAGGATCACAAAGCCTTCTTCCATCCTTGTTTTGCTGAAGGCACCTTTGTCGTCAATGCCCCTCACGATCACACCGCCTTTTACTCCCAGTTCCTTGGCCAGTTTTCCATCGATGGTCGCCAGGTCGGCTCCTAACTTATCCAGGACACTTGATTTTACCACTTCTGTGGTTCCACTGCTGTTACGCAATACCACTTCACTGATAAAGTCCTTTCCATCGCGCCTGTAACCGATCTTCACCTTATCGCCGGGGCGGTAAGTAGCAATCTGCCCTACCATCTCAGCACCGCTCTTTACGGGCACATTGTTGATGCGGGTAATGAAGTCGCCTTTCTTGATGCCACCGGCTGCTGCAGCACCGTCCTTGGTAACATCCAAAACAAACACGCCTTCCCCCTCCTTGATGCCTTGTTCTTTTTTGATCTCATCGCTAAGGTTATCGGGGGCGTAATTAATGCCCAGGTATGCCCTTTGTACGGTGCCGAATTTCATCAGGTCGGCCACGATCTTCTTTACGATGTTCACCGGGATGGTGAAGGAATACCCCGCGTAGGAACCGGTGGGAGAAGCGATGGCTGAGTTGATACCGATCAGTTGACCAGCTGTGTTGACCAGCGGTCCGCCGCTATTGCCAGGGTTCACTGCTGCATCGGTTTGGATAAATGACTCAATGGGGGTTCGGCTTTGCCTTTTATTGATCTCGAGGGTCCGTCCTTTGGCACTAACAATACCTGCAGTAACGGTGGTTTCCAGGTTAAGGGGATAACCAATGGCCAGTACCCATTGACCTACTTGTACCTCATCGGAGTTGCCGTAAAGCAGGAAGGGCAAGTCTTTGGCTTCGATCTTAATAACGGCCAGGTCACTGCTGGGGTCGGCCCCTACCAGTTTGGCCTTGTAGGACTTCTTATCGCTCATGGTAACGGTGATCTCATCCGCACCATCCACTACGTGGTTATTGGTAACGATATAGCCATCATCACTAATGATCGCACCGGAGCCGGAGGCCATTTGGGGCAGGGTCCTGGGGGACATGTCCTCATCCCAGTCGAACCCAAACAGATCAAACAACGGACTTCTCCTGGGCAGGTTATTGCTGGCAGTCCTGGTTGCCTTGGTCTTAATGTGTACGGTAGCGGGAATGGAGGATGCTGCTGCCTGCTGGAAATCGGTTGGGGACCCATTAACACCATCAAAAAGCCCTGCATAGTTTGCCGGTATCTTACTACCTGCCTCTGCATTGGTATAAGGGGTCAGATTATTTCCTGCAAACTTGTTATAGGCCCACATGCTACCTACGGATGTAGCTGCGCTGATCAGGATAACGGGAACAATCTGTTGTAGTTTCATATTCCTGTTCTTTTTCTTTTTGTAATTTCTGTCAAAGCTTATGCCTTACCACCACAATTTAATAAAGGCGACAAGTTTTCAGTTTCTACTGATCCCAGTTTAACATATGTTTTACTAAGGTCTTCGTAGATGCTAAGCTAAAGTTAATGATTATTAGCAAGTTGTCAGCCATCCTTAGAGCGACTGCAAAAATGCCATGGTGTCTACCCCATCAGCAAAATCACCCAGTTCGGGACACTGTGCCCCGCCGAAGGGGATCTGTCCATGGCCTACGATACATTGAACAGTTTCATTGCCTTTAAGGTTTACTTCCACTGCTTTCCTGTCTTCATAAAACTCATAATGGATCTGCCCGATAGCAGAAAAGATCGCCGGGTTCTCTATCAATAACACGGACCCATTGGTCATGTAGAACTGGTTGTTCAACAGGTGAATGGCCAATTGGTAATCGTAATTGTTCTTATACTTATTGTGTTCGAAGAAATGGAGGTATTTCTTCATGGCCTCCAATAGGGGAACAAAATCATAGTTTTTGGGCACGTATAGCTTGGTCACATTCCTGCAGCCCAGGCCAAAATACTGGTGGGTGTCATCTGCCAGGAGCTCCAGTTCCTTACTTGTTTCGGTGCCATCCAAAATTGCCACCGAGCTCCTGTTGCGACGGATGATGGAGGGATATTTGCTAAAGTAGTAATCGAAATACCGGGCCGTATTGTCGCTGCCGGTGGCAATATAGGCCTCACAGCCTTTGAGGGAATCGGCAAATGAAACCAGGTTTTGGAGGGTTACTTCCTTTTGGTAGAGGTACCTGATCAGGTATTTGAAAAGTACATCGTCCTTGGAGGAAAGCTTGACGGTTGCCCGGTGGCCACTGAGGAACACGCAAAGCCAATCGTGAAAACCAACCAGGGGGATATTTCCGGCCATTACGATCCCGACGTTTCGGGGTTCCGAAGGGGTGTCCGGGACATTATAGGCTTTGGCGAAACCGGCCAGCTTGTCTGCCTGCAGGAAATTACGGACGATATTGTTGGCCGCAAGGTCAATGAATTCGGGGGTGAACCAGCCATTGGCCGCCTGGGCCTTCAGTTTGGTTTCCTGCCATTCAATAGGATTATTTTCAATATGTTCGCCCAGTTGAACCAATAAATCGATCCGGTGTTGTAAATTCAACATGTCCCTATAAATTTGCGTGCAAAGTTAACTTATATCATACCCATTAAAAATTTGCATCCATGGCAATCAAAATAACCGAAGAATGTATCAATTGCGGTGCCTGCGAGCCCGAATGTCCCAATAATGCTATTTATGAAGGTGGGGTTGAGTGGGCCCTCAGTGATGGCACTTCTGTAAAGGGAGGCTTTACCCTGATGGATGGAACGGTGATTGATGCAGACCAGCGCAATTCCCCTATCAGTGTAGATACCTATTACATTGTACCGAATAAGTGTACCGAGTGCCAGGGCTTTCATGAGGAACCCCAGTGTGCGGCTGTATGCCCGGTAGACTGCTGTGTACCGGATGAAATGTACCAGGAAACCGTTGAAGAACTGATGGCCAAGAAAGAGAAATTGCACCTGTAATGGCCATAAAAAATTGTTGGGCATAAGGATTTATTCCTTAACTTAACAACACAGAAAAGTTTTACTAGTAGCGTAAGCTACTTCTAGCAGGCGGGTGATATTTCCCGTCGGATAACGGGTGAAGGAAGCCAATCCTTCACCTTTTTTTATGAATTATTTTGAGCCTTGGGTCTATACCTTGAAATTTGATGACCCAAATCAACAAAGTACAGTTTTACGATGAGCAAAAAACCTGTTATCGCCTTCCTAACCGGCGGGTACTCCGGGGAAGCGGAGATCTCCTACAAGAGTGCTATTACGATCGAGAATAATATTGACAAGGACAAGTATGAGGTGTATAAGATCGATATCAGGAAGGATGGCTGGTGGCATACTACCGGTGATGGTCAAACGACAGGGGTAGACCGTAATGACTTTTCGCTTACTGTTGCTGGCAATAAGGTGACTTTTGATGCAGTATTGATCGGGATCCATGGTACGCCGGGAGAAGACGGGAAACTGCAAGGCTATTTCGATATGTTGGGTATCCCCTATACCAGTTGCGATGCCGCCACTTCCGCACTAACTTTCAATAAGCGTTATACGGTAGCAGTAGCTGCTTTTTCAGGAATCAATGTGGCACGTTCCCTCCACCTTTTCCGCCATACACCGGTCGATCCCTTGCAAGTTGCGTCACAATTGCAATTGCCGGTGTTTGTAAAGCCCAATAATGGGGGTAGCAGCATTGGTATGAGCAAGGTGAATAAGGCCGAAGATATGGCAGAAGCCCTGCGCAAGGCCTTTAATGAAGATGACCAGGTTTTGGTGGAAGAGTTCATTTCCGGCAGGGAATTTACGATCGGGGTATTCAAAACAGGAGGCAAGATCATGACCCTTCCGTTCACGGAGGTGATCAGTAAGAAGGAGTTCTTTGATTTCGAAGCCAAATACCAGGGATTGAGTGAAGAGATCACCCCCGCCGTGGTGGATGAGTCCATCGCGGAGAAAGTCAGGTCTGCCGCAAAAAGAGTTTATGAGGTATTCAATTGCCGGGGTGTGGTAAGGATCGACTTTATTTACAATGAGGCTAAAGGGGAGCCTTATATGCTGGAAATAAACACTGTACCCGGACAAAGTGAAGCCAGCATTGTGCCCCAGCAGGTGAGGGCAATGGGCTGGACCCTAAAGGACTTCTATTCGGCTTTGATAGATGAGGCCTTGGCCCTTAAATAATTTTTGTTTTCTTTGGAATCCATATCCTTACCATAAAAATCTGATACGTGTTTGCATTTATCACAAAAAAGCCACTTTGGGTCAATATCCTTTTCGCCTTCGGGTTAATGGCCGCATTGATCCTGATCTTTTTCGGGTCACTCGAATTCCTTACCAAACACGGGGATGTAGTGGTGGTGCCCAGTGTTACCGGGAAGTCCCTGGAAGAAGCCCGGAAAACGCTGGAAGAAAAAGGGTTTGAAGTGGTGATCCAGGATTCAGTTTACCGCGATACCCTTGCTCCCCTGGCGATCATCAAGCAGTTTCCAGAATCTGATGCATCGGTGAAGGTTAACCGTACGGTTTACCTTACGGTGAACAGGGCTGTGCCTCCGGATGTGGTGATGCCCAACCTGGTGGGTATGAGCGTGAGGAATGCGGCCATTGTACTGAAACAATTTGGTTTGAAAATGGGGGACACTACTTATCGCCCTGATTTTGCGAAGAATTCTGTGCTTACACAGTTGTATAATGGCCAGGATGTAAAGCCAGGAACCAAATTGCCTATGGGAAGTTCCATTGCGTTGGTCCTGGGAAGTGGACTGGCAAATGTTGATATGTCGGTTCCGGATCTTTTTGGAATGACCCATGCGGAAGCGAAAGTCTTATTGGAATCCACCGGTATTAGTTTTGGGGCACAGGTACTGGATGCCGATGTAAGGGATACGGCAACTGCTTATATTTACCGGCAGAGCCCGGAGAGGTTTACTTCAGACAGGACCGTAAACCGGATCAGGCCTGGACAAATGATCGATGTTTGGCTCAGTACACAAAAGCCAACCCGGATCGATTCCCTTGCCACCCCAGTTCAGGAAAACAATTATTAATAATAAACCACCCAGCTAATGGAAAATATTACTGTTGAAGAACTTAAGGCAAGGATGGATGCCGGAGAAAAATTGAATGTAATTGATGTTCGCGAGCCGGAAGAGTATGCCGAGTTCAATATTGGCGCTAAATTGATACCCCTGGGAAAGATCCAGGCCATGCAGATTGATGATCTGGAAGACCTTAAGAATGAGGAGTTAATCATCCATTGCAGGAGTGGTAAGCGTAGCCTTACCGCTTGCCTGTTCCTTGAGGCGATGGGTTTCACCAACACCAAGAACCTGGAGGGAGGTATGCTTGCCTGGCAGGATAAGTTTGGTGCCGCAAAATAAATATTACACGCTTGTGATGAAGTGACCGGCCCGCCTGGCTTGTTCTGCTTCTTCTTATTGTAAAGAAAAACCCGCTGGAGCAAAGCCAGCGGGTTTTTATCTTATAACCTGATGTTCAAACCTGCCATCCAGTTGATACCTGCCATGGGATAAACATAGTTTTCGGTTGTCATTAGGTTGTTATAGATGTAGCTGAAAGTATAACCGTTCGGTTCGTAGAGTTTGTTGAAGAGGTTGTTCACCTGGAAGATGAAATTGACCTCCCTTGCCAGTTTGCGGCTAAGGGTATAGCTGAGGCGCAAATCTTGTACGTAATACGGGTCCAGGCTTCGCTCTGCCTTTCCTGTATTGTCAAGATATTGACGGCCTACATATTTGCTGATCACGGCAATTTCTGCATTGGAGACCGGGTAAATGTAAAGTGTTGCCCCTCCTACTACAGCCGGAGAGAATGCTATATCCGATTTGTTATAGTTGACTTCTTTTTGCCCACCGTTGTCATAATCGTCCAGGAATTCTGTGAAATCGATCACCTTATTTTCGCTTAACGTGAGGTTGGCTGCCAGTTTCATCCAACTGGTGAGTTTGGCTGATGCCTGTAGCTCTACGCCCAATCTGTAGCTCTTGGGGATATTGGTGCGGGTATAGGCCCCAACATCATTCACTTTGCCTGTTAATACCAGTTGATCACGGTAATGCATGTAGAAAAGATTGGCGCCAAGGGTATAGGTTGAGGTCTTCTTTTCCAATCCTAGTTCAACATCATAGAGGGTTTCATGCCTTGGCTGCTGGGTGGCGCCCGCTTCAAAATCATCCCTGTTGGGTTCCTTGTTCGCAACGCCAAATGAGGCGTAGGCACTCCAGTTCTTATGGCGGTAGCTGATGCCCAATTTGGGATTGAAGAAATTGTACCTGTTGTCCGTGGCAAGGGTAGGGTTATCACGGAATCCTTCAATATCATAGCGGACATTGCGTAGTTGGAGGTCAACAAAACTTTCCCATTTTTCACCAAGTTGCTGTTGCCATTTCCCATACACCGAGAAATCAGTCTTCAGGGCATCAAGATCATACCATTTGTGGTTGTCAGGTACCCCGATCTTTCCCCAGATCACTTTGCCGTAATGCTGCCCATCATACCTGTTGTAGCCACCCCCAAAGGTCAGCTGTGTTTTTTTGTGCTTGTACTGCAGGCTATAAATTGTTCCGTAATAGTAGTTATCAAGCCATAGTTGCCGGATCAGGTCTGTACTGGTTATGGTCTCATTTCCTACTGTAACAGGCTGCAGGCCGTATTTCCCAAAGCCCTCATCGGCCTTGTATTGCTCATAATAACCCCTTCCCCTGGTGAGGAATGTGGCAATATTAAAACTAAGCTTCTCGGATGCGCTATGGTTAAAGAACAGTTGGTAATGGTCCTGCTGGTAGTTGTCTGTTTCATTATCGTAGGGCTCACCAGGCCTTTCGGTGCCTGCGATATTGCAGGTGCGGCAATTGCCCACTTCAGACTGGGGAATACCATACCAGGCCTGGTAGGTCTTTTCCTTCCCGGAGAAAACATTCAGTCTTAAGGAAGACTTGCCTGAAAGATAGGCAGTAGAAAGGTAAAAGGATTTGAGGTCGCTGCTGGCCCTGTCAATGTACCCGTCACTACTGATGCGGGAAAGCCTTGCATCAATGGTGAAATGATCGCTGATGAGCCCGCTTCCAGCCTTTATGGTGTTTTTCCAGGTGTTGAAAGAGCCATAGCTATTGTTGAATTCTGCATAGGCTTCTTCCCTGAACTCGTTAGTGCTCATGGAAAGGGTGGCCCCGAACGCCCCTGCGCCATTACTGGAGGTGCCAACGCCCCTCTGGACCTGGACACTGCTAACGGAGGAAGCAAAATCTGGAAGGTTAACAAAGAAAACACCCTGGCTTTCGGCATCATTGTAGGGTATCCCGTTCAAGGTGACATTGATGCGGGTTGCGTCTGTTCCCCTGATCCTGATACCGGTATAGCCCACCCCATTACCTGCATCCGAACTCACTACCACACTAGGCGTCTGGTTAAGCAGGAAGGGGATATCCTGACCAAGGTTTTGTTTGCTGATCTCCTTCTGGCTGATATTGGTCTTGGCAAAAGGGGCCTGTTCACTGGCCCTTGTTGCTTTCACCTCCACTGGCTGAAGGAATAGGTTTTGCCTTTCTAACTGGATGGCGGTCAGGTCTGCCGTCGACCTGCCCTGGGTTGACTTATAGCCAATTGCTGTCAGGATAAAGCTTGGGGTCTTTTCAGGAATGGAAGCCAGGCCGTTTTTGTCGGTGAGTACCACCTGTCCATTGGGGAGTTCAATACTTACACCTTCCAGTGGCTGGCCATTGGATTTGTCGGTTACCTTAACCTGGCGGGTTTGCGCCAATAATGGGGAAATCAATAAAGAGAAGCAGATCCCCAAAAGCAATTTTTTCATGTTTACACCTTGTTGAATTGAAAAAAATGATTTGAGAGAAATGCTGCGAAAGCAAAAGGAGAGCAATAAAAAGTCCACCTTCCCTGCGCAGGCATTACCCTGTTCAGGTTCTACGGGTATCATCTCAGCCTGGGCGGTTTTACCCGCTTTCAGCACCCCGAGGAATCTGATTGTTGATTACGGCCGTAATAAGGGAACGAAATTAAGGGCATTTTTAAAAATTCCTGTAACATTCTTGTATCCTCATCCGTCACACCTTAAAACAAACTGAATTTTATGAAAAAAGTGTTTTTGGCGATAGCGGCCATCATCGTTTCAACAGGGGTCTTTGCCCAGGCAACTACAGTAAAGGATGCCAATGCGGTAGAACGCAAGGTAGGTGGGTTTACAGGTGTGAAGGTGTCTAGTGGGATCGAACTGTTGATCCAGCAGGGGGATAATGATGCCGTTGCGGTTAGCTGTAACAAGCCCGAGCATCTCGGTAAGATCAAGACCGAGGTTGAAGGGGGCGTATTGAAGATCTACATAGATAACAATGGATGGGATTGGAAGTGGAGAAATAATACCAAGTTCAAGGCCTATGTGTCGGTTAAGGAGATCAATAAACTGGTTGCTAGTTCCGGTGCGGACGTGAAGGTGAGCGGGGTGATCAATTTCAACCAGCTTGATGTGGATGTGAGTTCAGGTGCTATCCTTACCGGTAGTTTCAAGGGTAAGGTAATGAAGGTGGATAACAGTAGTGGTGCTATTTCCGATTTATCCGGCAGTGTGGATGACTTGACCGTAGATGCAAGCAGCGGGGCTATCTTCAGGGGATATGACCTGTCGAGTGTAAATTG is drawn from Flavihumibacter rivuli and contains these coding sequences:
- a CDS encoding D-alanine--D-alanine ligase, whose amino-acid sequence is MSKKPVIAFLTGGYSGEAEISYKSAITIENNIDKDKYEVYKIDIRKDGWWHTTGDGQTTGVDRNDFSLTVAGNKVTFDAVLIGIHGTPGEDGKLQGYFDMLGIPYTSCDAATSALTFNKRYTVAVAAFSGINVARSLHLFRHTPVDPLQVASQLQLPVFVKPNNGGSSIGMSKVNKAEDMAEALRKAFNEDDQVLVEEFISGREFTIGVFKTGGKIMTLPFTEVISKKEFFDFEAKYQGLSEEITPAVVDESIAEKVRSAAKRVYEVFNCRGVVRIDFIYNEAKGEPYMLEINTVPGQSEASIVPQQVRAMGWTLKDFYSALIDEALALK
- a CDS encoding PASTA domain-containing protein, coding for MFAFITKKPLWVNILFAFGLMAALILIFFGSLEFLTKHGDVVVVPSVTGKSLEEARKTLEEKGFEVVIQDSVYRDTLAPLAIIKQFPESDASVKVNRTVYLTVNRAVPPDVVMPNLVGMSVRNAAIVLKQFGLKMGDTTYRPDFAKNSVLTQLYNGQDVKPGTKLPMGSSIALVLGSGLANVDMSVPDLFGMTHAEAKVLLESTGISFGAQVLDADVRDTATAYIYRQSPERFTSDRTVNRIRPGQMIDVWLSTQKPTRIDSLATPVQENNY
- a CDS encoding rhodanese-like domain-containing protein — translated: MENITVEELKARMDAGEKLNVIDVREPEEYAEFNIGAKLIPLGKIQAMQIDDLEDLKNEELIIHCRSGKRSLTACLFLEAMGFTNTKNLEGGMLAWQDKFGAAK
- a CDS encoding TonB-dependent receptor, which encodes MKKLLLGICFSLLISPLLAQTRQVKVTDKSNGQPLEGVSIELPNGQVVLTDKNGLASIPEKTPSFILTAIGYKSTQGRSTADLTAIQLERQNLFLQPVEVKATRASEQAPFAKTNISQKEISKQNLGQDIPFLLNQTPSVVVSSDAGNGVGYTGIRIRGTDATRINVTLNGIPYNDAESQGVFFVNLPDFASSVSSVQVQRGVGTSSNGAGAFGATLSMSTNEFREEAYAEFNNSYGSFNTWKNTIKAGSGLISDHFTIDARLSRISSDGYIDRASSDLKSFYLSTAYLSGKSSLRLNVFSGKEKTYQAWYGIPQSEVGNCRTCNIAGTERPGEPYDNETDNYQQDHYQLFFNHSASEKLSFNIATFLTRGRGYYEQYKADEGFGKYGLQPVTVGNETITSTDLIRQLWLDNYYYGTIYSLQYKHKKTQLTFGGGYNRYDGQHYGKVIWGKIGVPDNHKWYDLDALKTDFSVYGKWQQQLGEKWESFVDLQLRNVRYDIEGFRDNPTLATDNRYNFFNPKLGISYRHKNWSAYASFGVANKEPNRDDFEAGATQQPRHETLYDVELGLEKKTSTYTLGANLFYMHYRDQLVLTGKVNDVGAYTRTNIPKSYRLGVELQASAKLTSWMKLAANLTLSENKVIDFTEFLDDYDNGGQKEVNYNKSDIAFSPAVVGGATLYIYPVSNAEIAVISKYVGRQYLDNTGKAERSLDPYYVQDLRLSYTLSRKLAREVNFIFQVNNLFNKLYEPNGYTFSYIYNNLMTTENYVYPMAGINWMAGLNIRL
- a CDS encoding head GIN domain-containing protein codes for the protein MKKVFLAIAAIIVSTGVFAQATTVKDANAVERKVGGFTGVKVSSGIELLIQQGDNDAVAVSCNKPEHLGKIKTEVEGGVLKIYIDNNGWDWKWRNNTKFKAYVSVKEINKLVASSGADVKVSGVINFNQLDVDVSSGAILTGSFKGKVMKVDNSSGAISDLSGSVDDLTVDASSGAIFRGYDLSSVNCKADASSGGSVKITVTKELSADASSGGLVQYKGGGVIRNLKTSSGGSVKSSSK